Proteins from a genomic interval of Phalacrocorax aristotelis chromosome 3, bGulAri2.1, whole genome shotgun sequence:
- the DYNC2LI1 gene encoding cytoplasmic dynein 2 light intermediate chain 1 isoform X3 codes for MSKASGTLWDLAIAEVEKRENPDDDGKRVEVWEKSILFMGNKNGGKTTIILRCLEREETPKPTLALEYTFGRRARRHNTPKDIAHFWELGGGTSLLELIRIPITSNNIRSFAVVLVLDLSKPDELWTTMEKLLQATRNHVNKILTKLEKTNPEVATEIKQRMWNSLQRDHPDYELVDPFPIPLVIIGSKYDIFHDFDSEMRKIISKTLRFASHYYGASLVFTSKSEALLLKARVLINHLAFGCDKSRSVSVDHSKPLFIPAGLDSLSQIGPPPASDSDIGKMRANTPLELWKKVFEKTFPPKSFCDLQDTKDPAQDLQYVEYEVDVMRAQKNQELEQYKRNASKSWKEMDFDPD; via the exons ATGTCCAAGGCCAG TGGAACTTTGTGGGATCTTGCTATAGCTGAagtggagaagagagaaaacccTGACGATGATGGCAAGCGTGTGGAAGTTTGGGAAAAATCAATATTATTTATGGGAAACAAAAATGGG gGAAAGACCACTATTATACTGAGGTGCCTTGAGAG AGAAGAGACTCCAAAGCCAACATTAGCCTTGGAATatacttttggaagaagggcaAGGAGACACAATACA CCTAAAGATATAGCTCATTTTTGGGAACTAGGTGGTGGAACCTCATTACTGGAACTGATACGAATACCAATCACTAGCAATAACATAAG GTCATTTGCTGTAGTGCTTGTATTGGATCTGTCCAAGCCTGATGAACTCTGGACTACTATGGAGAAACTTCTGCAGGCCACCAGGAACCACGTGAACAAAATTTTAACCAAACTAGAGAAGACAAATCCTGAAGTAGCTACTGAAATTAAACAGAGGATGTGGAATAGTCTGCAGAGGGATCATCCA GATTATGAATTAGTTGACCCTTTTCCAATACCCTTGGTGATAATTGGAAGCAAATATGATATTTTTCAT GACTTTGACtctgaaatgaggaaaataataaGCAAGACACTTCGATTTGCATCACATTATTATGGAGCATCATTAGTG TTTACCAGTAAATCTGAGGCTCTCCTTCTGAAAGCCCGTGTTCTTATTAATCACTTGGCATTTGGCTGTGATAAAAG caGGTCAGTATCAGTGGATCACAGCAAACCTCTATTTATACCAGCAGGCCTGGATTCACTGAGCCAAATAG GACCGCCACCTGCCTCTGATAGTGATATTGGAAAGATGCGTGCAAACACACCGTTGGAACtatggaaaaaagtatttgagaAAACATTTCCTCCCAAG agtTTCTGCGATTTACAAGACACCAAGGACCCTGCACAGGATTTACAATACGTTGAGTATGAAGTTGATGTCATGAGAGCTCAGAAAAACCAG
- the DYNC2LI1 gene encoding cytoplasmic dynein 2 light intermediate chain 1 isoform X4 — MSKASGTLWDLAIAEVEKRENPDDDGKRVEVWEKSILFMGNKNGGKTTIILRCLEREETPKPTLALEYTFGRRARRHNTPKDIAHFWELGGGTSLLELIRIPITSNNIRSFAVVLVLDLSKPDELWTTMEKLLQATRNHVNKILTKLEKTNPEVATEIKQRMWNSLQRDHPDYELVDPFPIPLVIIGSKYDIFHDFDSEMRKIISKTLRFASHYYGASLVFTSKSEALLLKARVLINHLAFGCDKRSVSVDHSKPLFIPAGLDSLSQIGPPPASDSDIGKMRANTPLELWKKVFEKTFPPKSFCDLQDTKDPAQDLQYVEYEVDVMRAQKNQELEQYKRNASKSWKEMDFDPD; from the exons ATGTCCAAGGCCAG TGGAACTTTGTGGGATCTTGCTATAGCTGAagtggagaagagagaaaacccTGACGATGATGGCAAGCGTGTGGAAGTTTGGGAAAAATCAATATTATTTATGGGAAACAAAAATGGG gGAAAGACCACTATTATACTGAGGTGCCTTGAGAG AGAAGAGACTCCAAAGCCAACATTAGCCTTGGAATatacttttggaagaagggcaAGGAGACACAATACA CCTAAAGATATAGCTCATTTTTGGGAACTAGGTGGTGGAACCTCATTACTGGAACTGATACGAATACCAATCACTAGCAATAACATAAG GTCATTTGCTGTAGTGCTTGTATTGGATCTGTCCAAGCCTGATGAACTCTGGACTACTATGGAGAAACTTCTGCAGGCCACCAGGAACCACGTGAACAAAATTTTAACCAAACTAGAGAAGACAAATCCTGAAGTAGCTACTGAAATTAAACAGAGGATGTGGAATAGTCTGCAGAGGGATCATCCA GATTATGAATTAGTTGACCCTTTTCCAATACCCTTGGTGATAATTGGAAGCAAATATGATATTTTTCAT GACTTTGACtctgaaatgaggaaaataataaGCAAGACACTTCGATTTGCATCACATTATTATGGAGCATCATTAGTG TTTACCAGTAAATCTGAGGCTCTCCTTCTGAAAGCCCGTGTTCTTATTAATCACTTGGCATTTGGCTGTGATAAAAG GTCAGTATCAGTGGATCACAGCAAACCTCTATTTATACCAGCAGGCCTGGATTCACTGAGCCAAATAG GACCGCCACCTGCCTCTGATAGTGATATTGGAAAGATGCGTGCAAACACACCGTTGGAACtatggaaaaaagtatttgagaAAACATTTCCTCCCAAG agtTTCTGCGATTTACAAGACACCAAGGACCCTGCACAGGATTTACAATACGTTGAGTATGAAGTTGATGTCATGAGAGCTCAGAAAAACCAG
- the DYNC2LI1 gene encoding cytoplasmic dynein 2 light intermediate chain 1 isoform X1 — protein sequence MSKASGTLWDLAIAEVEKRENPDDDGKRVEVWEKSILFMGNKNGGKTTIILRCLEREETPKPTLALEYTFGRRARRHNTPKDIAHFWELGGGTSLLELIRIPITSNNIRSFAVVLVLDLSKPDELWTTMEKLLQATRNHVNKILTKLEKTNPEVATEIKQRMWNSLQRDHPDYELVDPFPIPLVIIGSKYDIFHDFDSEMRKIISKTLRFASHYYGASLVFTSKSEALLLKARVLINHLAFGCDKSRSVSVDHSKPLFIPAGLDSLSQIGPPPASDSDIGKMRANTPLELWKKVFEKTFPPKSFCDLQDTKDPAQDLQYVEYEVDVMRAQKNQVLAILLCLVLVILKIAAWTFFIWTFDCSFSH from the exons ATGTCCAAGGCCAG TGGAACTTTGTGGGATCTTGCTATAGCTGAagtggagaagagagaaaacccTGACGATGATGGCAAGCGTGTGGAAGTTTGGGAAAAATCAATATTATTTATGGGAAACAAAAATGGG gGAAAGACCACTATTATACTGAGGTGCCTTGAGAG AGAAGAGACTCCAAAGCCAACATTAGCCTTGGAATatacttttggaagaagggcaAGGAGACACAATACA CCTAAAGATATAGCTCATTTTTGGGAACTAGGTGGTGGAACCTCATTACTGGAACTGATACGAATACCAATCACTAGCAATAACATAAG GTCATTTGCTGTAGTGCTTGTATTGGATCTGTCCAAGCCTGATGAACTCTGGACTACTATGGAGAAACTTCTGCAGGCCACCAGGAACCACGTGAACAAAATTTTAACCAAACTAGAGAAGACAAATCCTGAAGTAGCTACTGAAATTAAACAGAGGATGTGGAATAGTCTGCAGAGGGATCATCCA GATTATGAATTAGTTGACCCTTTTCCAATACCCTTGGTGATAATTGGAAGCAAATATGATATTTTTCAT GACTTTGACtctgaaatgaggaaaataataaGCAAGACACTTCGATTTGCATCACATTATTATGGAGCATCATTAGTG TTTACCAGTAAATCTGAGGCTCTCCTTCTGAAAGCCCGTGTTCTTATTAATCACTTGGCATTTGGCTGTGATAAAAG caGGTCAGTATCAGTGGATCACAGCAAACCTCTATTTATACCAGCAGGCCTGGATTCACTGAGCCAAATAG GACCGCCACCTGCCTCTGATAGTGATATTGGAAAGATGCGTGCAAACACACCGTTGGAACtatggaaaaaagtatttgagaAAACATTTCCTCCCAAG agtTTCTGCGATTTACAAGACACCAAGGACCCTGCACAGGATTTACAATACGTTGAGTATGAAGTTGATGTCATGAGAGCTCAGAAAAACCAG
- the DYNC2LI1 gene encoding cytoplasmic dynein 2 light intermediate chain 1 isoform X2 produces MSKASGTLWDLAIAEVEKRENPDDDGKRVEVWEKSILFMGNKNGGKTTIILRCLEREETPKPTLALEYTFGRRARRHNTPKDIAHFWELGGGTSLLELIRIPITSNNIRSFAVVLVLDLSKPDELWTTMEKLLQATRNHVNKILTKLEKTNPEVATEIKQRMWNSLQRDHPDYELVDPFPIPLVIIGSKYDIFHDFDSEMRKIISKTLRFASHYYGASLVFTSKSEALLLKARVLINHLAFGCDKRSVSVDHSKPLFIPAGLDSLSQIGPPPASDSDIGKMRANTPLELWKKVFEKTFPPKSFCDLQDTKDPAQDLQYVEYEVDVMRAQKNQVLAILLCLVLVILKIAAWTFFIWTFDCSFSH; encoded by the exons ATGTCCAAGGCCAG TGGAACTTTGTGGGATCTTGCTATAGCTGAagtggagaagagagaaaacccTGACGATGATGGCAAGCGTGTGGAAGTTTGGGAAAAATCAATATTATTTATGGGAAACAAAAATGGG gGAAAGACCACTATTATACTGAGGTGCCTTGAGAG AGAAGAGACTCCAAAGCCAACATTAGCCTTGGAATatacttttggaagaagggcaAGGAGACACAATACA CCTAAAGATATAGCTCATTTTTGGGAACTAGGTGGTGGAACCTCATTACTGGAACTGATACGAATACCAATCACTAGCAATAACATAAG GTCATTTGCTGTAGTGCTTGTATTGGATCTGTCCAAGCCTGATGAACTCTGGACTACTATGGAGAAACTTCTGCAGGCCACCAGGAACCACGTGAACAAAATTTTAACCAAACTAGAGAAGACAAATCCTGAAGTAGCTACTGAAATTAAACAGAGGATGTGGAATAGTCTGCAGAGGGATCATCCA GATTATGAATTAGTTGACCCTTTTCCAATACCCTTGGTGATAATTGGAAGCAAATATGATATTTTTCAT GACTTTGACtctgaaatgaggaaaataataaGCAAGACACTTCGATTTGCATCACATTATTATGGAGCATCATTAGTG TTTACCAGTAAATCTGAGGCTCTCCTTCTGAAAGCCCGTGTTCTTATTAATCACTTGGCATTTGGCTGTGATAAAAG GTCAGTATCAGTGGATCACAGCAAACCTCTATTTATACCAGCAGGCCTGGATTCACTGAGCCAAATAG GACCGCCACCTGCCTCTGATAGTGATATTGGAAAGATGCGTGCAAACACACCGTTGGAACtatggaaaaaagtatttgagaAAACATTTCCTCCCAAG agtTTCTGCGATTTACAAGACACCAAGGACCCTGCACAGGATTTACAATACGTTGAGTATGAAGTTGATGTCATGAGAGCTCAGAAAAACCAG